In Nitrospira sp., the following proteins share a genomic window:
- a CDS encoding ZIP family metal transporter produces MGLLGSLGALLPAAVILFVPDGWRHRAMPYLLSYATGTMLATAIIGLIPEALEHIPSYEVGLSILGGLVLFFVLEWTVIWRHAHGEEPAEGPRGTGQAHDHAPVGGTHTGMLVLIGDAVHNTADGIAIGAACVASPGLGLVTTLAVLGHEVPQEFSDFTILLSSGFSRWKAFFWNTLSGLGTLVGAVAAYGGLGYAEAIVPYALSVAAASFLYIGLADLVPGLHGRMGAAKGVLQFAMMIAGMVTIAMLTMLAH; encoded by the coding sequence ATGGGGCTGCTTGGGAGCCTGGGGGCGCTGCTGCCTGCTGCCGTCATCTTATTCGTTCCCGACGGCTGGCGGCATCGGGCGATGCCGTATCTGCTGAGTTATGCCACAGGCACGATGTTGGCCACCGCAATCATTGGGCTGATCCCCGAGGCCTTGGAGCATATTCCTAGCTACGAAGTAGGACTGTCGATTCTGGGTGGGCTTGTTCTGTTTTTCGTGCTGGAGTGGACGGTGATCTGGCGACATGCGCACGGGGAGGAACCTGCTGAGGGCCCTCGTGGCACCGGCCAGGCTCATGATCATGCGCCGGTCGGAGGAACGCACACAGGCATGCTGGTGCTGATCGGCGATGCCGTCCACAACACCGCTGACGGCATTGCCATCGGTGCGGCCTGCGTAGCCTCACCGGGACTCGGTCTCGTCACGACGCTCGCGGTGTTGGGCCATGAAGTCCCGCAAGAATTCAGCGATTTCACCATCCTCCTGTCGAGTGGGTTTTCTCGCTGGAAGGCTTTTTTCTGGAACACGCTCTCGGGGCTGGGGACGCTGGTCGGGGCCGTTGCCGCCTATGGCGGCCTCGGCTACGCGGAGGCGATCGTGCCCTATGCCCTCAGCGTGGCAGCCGCAAGTTTTCTCTACATTGGCCTGGCAGACTTGGTCCCTGGTCTGCACGGGCGCATGGGGGCGGCCAAGGGGGTGTTGCAGTTCGCCATGATGATCGCCGGCATGGTGACGATCGCAATGCTGACGATGCTCGCGCATTAA